In Pedobacter sp. W3I1, one DNA window encodes the following:
- the tssD gene encoding type VI secretion system tube protein TssD — translation MAFKTRLNLGSKEFDVLQCSFSLNRDVDAKGRPSSGVYGGTIHIEIESTEDTSVIESMVNNQYKPLSGTLVFKKGEEDAKMKELSFEDGYIIQYNEGIAVNDNTPMTLSFVVSARKLKLGNAEHENDWPKA, via the coding sequence ATGGCATTCAAAACCCGTTTAAACTTAGGATCAAAAGAATTTGATGTACTACAGTGCAGTTTTTCATTAAATAGAGATGTTGACGCAAAAGGCCGTCCATCGTCAGGTGTTTATGGTGGTACCATCCACATCGAAATCGAATCAACGGAAGATACTTCTGTGATCGAATCGATGGTTAACAACCAGTACAAACCACTTTCAGGAACATTGGTTTTCAAAAAAGGCGAAGAAGATGCAAAAATGAAGGAGCTGTCTTTCGAAGATGGCTACATTATTCAGTATAATGAGGGCATTGCGGTAAACGACAATACACCGATGACATTAAGTTTTGTGGTATCGGCCCGTAAGCTAAAGTTGGGCAATGCCGAACACGAAAACGATTGGCCTAAAGCTTAA
- the tssD gene encoding type VI secretion system tube protein TssD: MAFKARLNFSGKEYDVLHCAYALNRDVDAKGRPSSGVYGGTIDIEIESTEDTSIIEAMVNNQYKPITGSLLIKKTEEDAKMKEVNFEDGYIVKYSEGINIVGDHPMTLKFQISARKLKLGNAEHLNDWPKA, encoded by the coding sequence ATGGCTTTCAAAGCTAGATTAAATTTTTCGGGCAAGGAGTACGATGTGCTTCATTGCGCCTATGCGTTAAACCGCGATGTAGATGCTAAAGGAAGACCTTCTTCCGGAGTTTACGGCGGTACCATTGACATTGAGATCGAATCAACCGAAGACACCTCAATTATCGAGGCGATGGTAAACAACCAGTACAAACCCATTACAGGAAGCCTTCTGATTAAGAAAACAGAGGAAGATGCCAAAATGAAAGAAGTTAACTTCGAAGATGGCTACATTGTTAAGTATTCCGAAGGGATCAACATTGTGGGCGATCACCCGATGACGCTTAAGTTCCAGATTTCAGCTCGTAAGCTTAAATTAGGAAATGCCGAGCACCTTAACGACTGGCCAAAAGCTTAG
- a CDS encoding OmpA family protein, translating into MAKGIKKIIWTGEGKVYNANKGSIPGQLVVVAPDQYVWFKIGEWQPGTTEQDKKKDVKWAVFNERSIIDLQKTIPSSFSYGYRIPKKLCGPYLWYIEATWSGNFDSKSGLKIRGESPAKIVDSRWTQNEGGADVRKTYQFSYGELIWLRLFTEGLNGYDNVEVRVFRKLRSAMGLWPKDDEVTRKIYRVSVIDGEINLKIPNTYAWYHSMNDRADVEEFYVRVVHPVTGKYIEDTGGKGDTAHARFLRIKDKLKSQVVEIPENRTPVTIYQPDKNEARFELCKFEQINVTEEGGKPELVFDNGSGVKNVIDKREKTLESIIFKFDSTELLPESLKQLNNILRFLLEHRYSTIRLDGFACVIGKQNHNNVLSENRAKTVKEFFIKGKLDPNLIKTAGHGEVNPTDDNKGRDNIKYRNEADYQNNRRVDIAFEYYGHNAQTIIYETIVGNKPKDITVEPVKFDTKACFDRKKHNKTIKLINIDVKAENEGKITVPAVSTMSKFNVIPLNYIWPKRDGLMNNYIVHIHSCRYYSVQNNPTFAIHVYSDIKWTIEFKWSHTQPFAYTYGNKLYGYELDEAKKKAIGAAVDAGWSENFGEMAQKFELSFVGEWTTSAGKKQKVEFSKEWSERIAKTLRVINQVKQMADRVSNSCLAKGRFMFEVKAPVLAVSAQWYLKKTNKVVGEIVEIGAETKPLIEATLSIDLIDIVLKYGGNAICPGAGEVLTWIKDKMNKYVKITFLITVGGALNIAGKSIINVKFPKETTGEVKITGELKVNIEFKATAKAETGSMGVSGIVKADAKTSVTGGVKLGADKEGVFVAPIAEFGGIKATFVAATTIKFGFIKRTFSFDGDAVLVEKDDVKFKKHYLV; encoded by the coding sequence ATGGCAAAGGGAATAAAGAAAATTATTTGGACCGGCGAAGGTAAAGTATATAATGCCAATAAAGGATCTATACCTGGTCAGTTAGTGGTAGTAGCTCCCGATCAATATGTTTGGTTTAAAATAGGTGAATGGCAGCCTGGTACTACCGAACAGGATAAAAAGAAAGACGTAAAATGGGCCGTTTTTAACGAAAGAAGCATTATAGATCTTCAGAAAACAATACCCAGCAGTTTTAGTTATGGTTACCGGATACCAAAAAAATTATGTGGACCATATTTGTGGTATATTGAAGCAACATGGAGTGGAAATTTTGATAGTAAATCAGGCTTAAAGATCAGAGGAGAATCGCCTGCGAAAATAGTAGACAGCAGGTGGACTCAAAATGAAGGAGGAGCAGATGTGCGCAAAACTTACCAGTTTTCGTACGGAGAACTCATCTGGCTCAGGCTCTTTACCGAAGGCTTAAATGGCTACGATAACGTAGAAGTAAGGGTGTTTAGAAAACTGAGATCCGCTATGGGTTTATGGCCAAAAGATGATGAGGTAACCCGTAAAATTTATAGGGTAAGTGTAATAGACGGTGAAATTAACCTGAAAATCCCGAATACTTATGCATGGTATCATTCTATGAATGATAGAGCGGATGTTGAGGAGTTTTATGTACGTGTGGTACATCCGGTAACTGGTAAATATATTGAGGATACAGGTGGTAAGGGTGATACGGCCCATGCCCGTTTTTTAAGGATAAAGGATAAACTTAAATCGCAGGTAGTAGAAATACCCGAAAACAGAACACCGGTTACCATTTACCAGCCTGATAAAAACGAGGCAAGGTTTGAGTTATGCAAGTTTGAACAAATTAATGTAACAGAAGAAGGCGGTAAACCCGAACTTGTTTTCGATAATGGAAGTGGAGTTAAAAATGTTATCGATAAACGGGAAAAAACGTTAGAGTCTATTATTTTTAAATTTGATAGCACGGAACTTTTACCCGAAAGTCTTAAGCAGCTTAATAATATATTGCGGTTCTTGCTCGAACATCGATACAGTACTATTCGACTTGATGGTTTTGCTTGTGTAATCGGTAAACAGAACCATAACAATGTATTATCAGAAAACAGGGCAAAAACAGTAAAAGAGTTTTTTATCAAAGGAAAGTTAGATCCTAATCTGATCAAAACGGCAGGACATGGAGAGGTAAACCCCACAGACGATAATAAAGGGCGCGATAATATTAAATATAGAAATGAGGCAGACTATCAGAATAACCGGAGGGTAGATATTGCTTTTGAATATTACGGGCATAATGCACAAACTATTATTTATGAAACTATTGTTGGCAATAAACCAAAAGATATTACCGTAGAACCTGTAAAATTCGATACCAAAGCTTGTTTTGACCGAAAAAAGCATAATAAAACCATCAAATTAATCAACATTGATGTAAAAGCTGAGAATGAGGGCAAAATTACAGTTCCGGCAGTATCAACAATGAGTAAGTTCAATGTTATTCCATTAAATTACATTTGGCCTAAACGAGATGGTTTAATGAATAATTACATAGTTCATATCCATTCTTGCAGGTATTATTCTGTTCAGAACAATCCTACATTTGCTATACATGTATACTCTGATATTAAATGGACCATAGAATTTAAATGGTCGCATACCCAACCCTTTGCCTACACCTACGGTAATAAGTTATATGGTTACGAATTAGATGAAGCAAAAAAGAAAGCAATAGGCGCTGCAGTAGATGCCGGCTGGTCTGAAAACTTTGGTGAGATGGCTCAAAAGTTTGAGCTATCATTTGTAGGAGAATGGACTACTTCAGCAGGTAAAAAGCAAAAGGTTGAATTTAGTAAAGAGTGGTCAGAACGTATTGCTAAAACCCTGAGGGTTATAAATCAGGTTAAGCAAATGGCAGATCGGGTATCTAATTCCTGTTTGGCCAAAGGTAGGTTCATGTTCGAAGTGAAGGCACCTGTTTTAGCGGTATCTGCTCAATGGTATTTAAAAAAAACAAACAAAGTTGTTGGAGAGATTGTCGAAATCGGCGCAGAAACAAAACCGCTTATAGAAGCCACTCTCAGTATAGATCTAATCGATATTGTTCTAAAATATGGTGGAAATGCTATATGTCCGGGGGCTGGTGAAGTACTCACCTGGATTAAGGATAAAATGAACAAATATGTTAAGATAACTTTTTTGATTACCGTAGGCGGAGCGCTTAATATTGCAGGGAAATCCATCATCAATGTTAAATTCCCTAAAGAAACAACTGGTGAAGTCAAAATTACCGGTGAGCTCAAGGTCAATATCGAATTTAAAGCTACAGCCAAAGCCGAAACGGGTAGTATGGGGGTTTCGGGGATTGTAAAAGCAGATGCTAAAACAAGCGTTACCGGAGGCGTAAAATTAGGTGCCGATAAAGAAGGAGTATTCGTCGCTCCAATAGCAGAATTCGGAGGCATAAAAGCCACCTTTGTTGCAGCTACAACAATTAAGTTTGGTTTTATTAAGAGAACTTTTAGCTTTGATGGAGACGCTGTTCTTGTTGAAAAAGACGATGTTAAATTTAAGAAACATTATTTGGTTTAA
- a CDS encoding DUF4280 domain-containing protein: protein MAEKHIVVQGAQCMCKFGSAPDKLKVLTHTKEYANDKDGSQKSIATTKDIGATFEKNMFGSCSKMYNKPCNAVVTKWSGFYENTILTNGGKILLEDSKATCPIGGTDCIEIIQHGQKAEASKQNFDNANKDVQSQLNPMSESLDESANNFNGVEASVKA from the coding sequence ATGGCAGAGAAACATATTGTAGTTCAGGGGGCACAGTGCATGTGCAAATTTGGATCGGCACCAGATAAATTAAAAGTGCTTACACATACCAAAGAATATGCGAATGATAAAGATGGAAGCCAGAAATCGATTGCGACTACCAAAGATATTGGTGCAACTTTCGAGAAAAATATGTTTGGCTCCTGCTCAAAAATGTACAATAAACCCTGTAATGCAGTGGTAACAAAATGGTCGGGCTTTTATGAAAATACCATACTTACCAATGGTGGGAAAATTTTGCTTGAAGATAGTAAAGCTACCTGCCCTATAGGAGGCACCGATTGCATTGAGATCATTCAACATGGTCAAAAAGCAGAGGCCTCAAAACAAAACTTTGATAACGCAAATAAGGACGTACAATCACAGCTCAACCCTATGTCAGAATCGTTAGATGAATCTGCAAATAATTTTAACGGTGTAGAAGCGAGTGTTAAAGCATAA
- a CDS encoding type VI secretion system Vgr family protein — MEKKLIAEINIEDKEITHFASFSLQQAFNEHHYFELRFNHDQMGAPGLISLDDSRDFVGKTLTASFGHSPEAMQNFVGLVSKVELSQSHGYHGVLIVSGYSPTILIDRGPDLGSYLDKDLNEIVKLATKDTPANDLKVVANASRTSSIDYIIQYKESDFAFLNRLSAEYHEWFFYDGKQLNFGKPNTQKEIALFYGRDVQEMQYAMEIAPIKNKRFSYNPKQDEMLQSESTGKVDGIPDLSHAVKASNLTFSKTFNQPSLIRVDNSSDISSHVENEEKANVSELLKVTAKGDNAGLSIGGIAEITMSIRKELAFTSESLGKFLITSIKHYIDENGKYHNTFEGKIATTERLLVKKFEKPQPDMQLADVIDNNDPQGQGRIKVKFKWECLTNDVTEWLRVVTPSAGIGDRGNNRGYFAIPEIDDQVMIAFEEGNIARPVVMGSVYHSSSVDSSPLIKNHLKSIITRSGHLVEFDDDANSQGIKITDIHNNIIHIDTKGNNITITALENMTLNCKNMQINVGENMDVSVGKNISESAGENITSSANQDIIQTAGKDINISATGDMRETANNKTELVEKAYTRSAQDSTQYAEKVTIFSTKENMLLESSEKTVEINSAEKSNLF, encoded by the coding sequence ATGGAAAAGAAACTCATTGCAGAAATCAATATAGAGGATAAGGAGATTACCCATTTTGCTTCCTTCAGCCTACAACAGGCTTTTAACGAACACCATTATTTCGAACTGCGTTTTAACCATGATCAAATGGGTGCCCCGGGGCTGATCAGTTTAGATGATAGCCGCGATTTTGTGGGTAAAACCTTAACTGCGTCTTTTGGCCATTCACCAGAGGCGATGCAGAATTTTGTAGGCCTGGTTTCGAAGGTAGAGTTGTCTCAAAGTCATGGTTATCATGGTGTTTTGATCGTGAGTGGTTATAGCCCAACTATTCTGATCGATCGCGGACCGGACCTTGGTTCTTATTTGGATAAAGATTTAAATGAGATTGTAAAATTAGCAACAAAAGATACACCAGCCAATGACTTAAAAGTTGTTGCAAATGCTTCCAGAACATCATCAATCGATTATATCATTCAATATAAAGAAAGTGATTTTGCATTTCTAAACCGGCTTTCGGCAGAGTACCATGAGTGGTTTTTCTACGATGGTAAGCAGCTTAATTTTGGCAAGCCCAACACGCAAAAAGAAATAGCCTTATTCTACGGCAGAGATGTACAGGAAATGCAATATGCCATGGAAATAGCGCCGATCAAGAATAAGCGCTTCTCTTACAATCCTAAACAGGACGAAATGCTGCAGAGCGAGAGCACAGGTAAGGTAGATGGTATTCCTGATTTATCACATGCAGTTAAAGCTTCTAATTTAACCTTTAGTAAAACTTTTAACCAACCGTCACTTATCCGGGTTGATAATAGTAGTGATATCTCCAGTCATGTTGAAAATGAGGAAAAAGCCAACGTGAGCGAGTTGCTAAAAGTAACGGCTAAAGGAGATAATGCAGGCTTAAGTATTGGTGGCATCGCCGAAATTACCATGAGCATTCGTAAAGAATTGGCTTTTACCTCAGAGAGTTTAGGCAAATTCCTCATCACCAGCATTAAACATTATATAGATGAAAATGGCAAATATCACAACACTTTTGAAGGAAAAATAGCCACAACCGAGCGTTTGTTGGTGAAAAAATTTGAAAAACCACAGCCCGATATGCAATTGGCCGATGTGATTGATAACAACGATCCTCAGGGCCAGGGCCGCATTAAAGTGAAATTTAAATGGGAATGTTTAACCAACGATGTTACGGAGTGGTTGCGTGTGGTTACCCCAAGTGCTGGTATAGGCGATAGAGGCAACAATCGTGGATATTTCGCTATACCAGAGATAGACGATCAGGTAATGATTGCTTTTGAGGAAGGGAACATTGCCCGTCCGGTGGTTATGGGTAGTGTTTACCACAGCTCTAGTGTAGATAGTAGCCCTTTAATTAAAAATCATCTAAAAAGTATCATTACGAGAAGTGGGCACTTGGTAGAGTTTGATGATGATGCAAACAGCCAGGGCATAAAAATTACGGATATCCACAATAACATCATCCATATTGATACCAAAGGCAATAATATTACCATTACAGCTTTGGAGAACATGACCCTAAACTGCAAGAACATGCAGATTAATGTAGGGGAGAATATGGATGTTAGTGTAGGTAAAAATATTTCAGAAAGTGCAGGTGAGAACATTACATCAAGCGCCAATCAGGATATTATACAAACTGCAGGCAAAGATATCAACATCAGCGCTACTGGTGATATGCGAGAAACGGCCAATAATAAAACTGAGCTGGTAGAAAAGGCTTATACAAGAAGCGCTCAGGACTCAACACAATACGCAGAAAAGGTAACCATCTTTAGTACCAAGGAAAATATGCTACTGGAGAGTTCTGAAAAAACAGTAGAAATTAACAGTGCCGAAAAATCAAATCTGTTTTAA
- the tssD gene encoding type VI secretion system tube protein TssD — translation MAFKTRLNLGSKEFDVLQCSFSLNRDVDAKGRPSSGVYGGTIHIEIESTEDTSVIESMVNNQYKPLSGTLVFKKGEEDAKMKELSFEDGYIIQYNEGIAVNDNTPMTLSFVVSARKLKLGNAEHENDWPKA, via the coding sequence ATGGCATTCAAAACCCGTTTAAACTTAGGATCAAAAGAATTTGATGTACTACAGTGCAGCTTTTCATTAAATAGAGATGTTGACGCAAAAGGCCGTCCATCATCAGGTGTTTATGGTGGTACCATCCACATCGAAATCGAATCAACGGAAGATACTTCTGTGATCGAATCGATGGTTAACAACCAGTACAAGCCACTTTCAGGAACATTGGTTTTCAAGAAAGGCGAAGAAGATGCAAAAATGAAAGAGCTGTCTTTCGAAGATGGCTACATCATTCAGTATAACGAGGGTATTGCGGTAAACGACAATACACCGATGACATTAAGTTTCGTAGTATCGGCCCGTAAACTAAAACTGGGCAACGCAGAACACGAAAACGATTGGCCAAAAGCTTAA
- the tssD gene encoding type VI secretion system tube protein TssD: MAFKARLNFSGKEYDVLHCAYALNRDVDAKGRPSSGVYGGTIDIEIESTEDTSIIEAMVNNQYKPITGSLLIKKTEEDAKMKEVNFEDGYIVKYSEGINIVGDHPMTLKFQISARKLKLGNAEHLNDWPKA, encoded by the coding sequence ATGGCTTTCAAAGCTAGATTAAATTTTTCGGGCAAGGAGTACGATGTGCTTCATTGCGCCTATGCGTTAAACCGCGATGTAGATGCTAAAGGAAGACCTTCTTCCGGAGTTTACGGCGGTACCATCGACATTGAGATCGAATCAACTGAGGACACCTCAATCATCGAGGCGATGGTAAACAACCAGTACAAACCCATTACAGGAAGCCTTCTGATTAAGAAAACAGAGGAAGATGCCAAAATGAAAGAAGTTAACTTCGAAGATGGCTACATTGTTAAGTATTCCGAAGGGATCAACATTGTGGGCGATCACCCGATGACGCTTAAGTTCCAGATTTCAGCGCGTAAGCTTAAATTAGGAAATGCCGAGCACCTTAACGACTGGCCAAAAGCTTAG
- a CDS encoding NAD(P)H-dependent oxidoreductase yields MKQVLILNGDIEKNASTNFLINAYKQGAESAGATVRELAIIDLIFNSNKLFNNRQIAELEPDLQKALTAIRQSNHVVLFCPVYVDHIPAKVKGFFDRLFMPDQIFTTQQQNVNNNFSGRSARIVSILDEATFKEWKANKKTTYLSIKKVVFEKCRMSPVLTNTIGELHSLENHYSQKWVAKMEKFGAQLI; encoded by the coding sequence ATGAAGCAAGTACTTATCCTGAATGGGGATATCGAAAAAAACGCATCTACAAATTTCCTGATTAACGCCTATAAGCAAGGTGCAGAAAGTGCTGGCGCAACCGTGAGAGAGTTGGCCATTATCGATCTGATATTCAACTCGAACAAACTATTTAACAATAGACAGATTGCCGAGTTAGAGCCTGATTTGCAGAAAGCCCTAACAGCGATTAGACAAAGCAACCATGTAGTGCTTTTTTGCCCGGTGTACGTAGACCATATTCCTGCAAAGGTTAAAGGTTTTTTTGATCGTTTGTTTATGCCCGACCAGATTTTTACTACCCAGCAGCAAAACGTAAACAACAATTTTAGTGGGCGTTCAGCACGGATTGTGTCTATTTTAGATGAGGCTACTTTTAAAGAATGGAAAGCAAATAAGAAAACAACTTATCTATCCATCAAAAAAGTGGTTTTCGAGAAATGCAGAATGAGCCCTGTGCTCACCAATACCATTGGTGAATTACATTCTCTTGAAAACCATTATAGCCAAAAATGGGTAGCTAAAATGGAAAAATTTGGTGCTCAGTTAATTTAA
- a CDS encoding DUF5458 family protein, with translation MSNPQELKTDQNTAQAGFKPAEGKTIEKTSLKDNLEKLARVGGFDLLEATVDGLQNLNPERKARKQIFLTGDEKKKEREELKKKIQLWIDVLESSTSVADMVEKSTEKLNSAEENLNKNIGTALESTRELEQAYRSVHLFYKNTESDKLKNVVLLNASMDQIKDLDNPRFIEYVDDELKQNYDRLDLRKNYSLMVVPGYMGSNKVLERWAKIAHNNKAMLVTDFADLDQPDDVLDLFTAANFTGADAFRSNVIMTCNWLVGRGKVAEVGEEDDLTVPGSAALAGKMYYTLMSQVTAGKKHGAINEVDGVKFDLKKSEISHLERVGLVPMVNEYGKVMAFSAKTLFNGDNIGLQTYSVVRVFDYITKVLFDFLNRRAFENWTSKTEQDLRSQIVKFLDGIQGADRLIERFKIMRFERDELQKDRIHLDIHITPYFPAKSFVVKLDGHKGEDENTTWNTEYNQQ, from the coding sequence ATGTCAAATCCTCAAGAATTAAAAACAGACCAAAATACTGCTCAGGCCGGGTTTAAGCCCGCTGAAGGCAAAACCATAGAAAAAACATCGCTTAAAGATAACTTAGAAAAACTGGCCAGAGTTGGTGGTTTCGATCTGTTAGAAGCAACTGTTGACGGACTTCAGAATTTAAACCCTGAAAGAAAAGCCAGAAAACAGATTTTTTTAACCGGCGATGAAAAGAAAAAAGAGCGCGAAGAGCTGAAAAAGAAAATCCAGCTTTGGATAGATGTGCTTGAGTCTTCCACCTCTGTAGCGGATATGGTTGAAAAAAGCACTGAAAAACTGAACAGTGCAGAAGAAAACTTAAATAAAAACATTGGTACAGCGCTGGAAAGTACAAGAGAACTGGAGCAGGCTTATAGATCAGTTCATTTGTTCTATAAAAATACCGAGTCTGATAAGCTGAAAAATGTAGTGCTGTTAAATGCATCAATGGATCAGATTAAAGATCTCGATAATCCTCGTTTTATCGAATATGTAGATGACGAATTAAAGCAAAATTACGATCGATTAGATCTTCGTAAAAATTATTCGTTAATGGTTGTTCCGGGCTATATGGGTTCTAATAAAGTGTTAGAAAGATGGGCCAAAATAGCACATAACAATAAAGCGATGCTGGTAACAGATTTTGCCGATTTAGATCAACCTGATGATGTACTCGATTTATTTACCGCAGCTAATTTTACTGGTGCTGACGCATTTAGATCAAACGTAATCATGACCTGTAACTGGCTGGTTGGCCGTGGTAAAGTAGCAGAAGTGGGCGAGGAAGATGATCTTACCGTTCCGGGATCGGCCGCCCTTGCAGGTAAAATGTATTACACGTTAATGTCGCAGGTTACCGCAGGTAAAAAGCATGGAGCCATAAATGAAGTAGATGGTGTAAAATTCGATTTAAAGAAAAGTGAAATCTCTCATTTAGAGCGCGTAGGTTTAGTGCCAATGGTTAATGAATATGGTAAAGTAATGGCTTTTTCGGCTAAAACCTTGTTCAATGGCGACAATATCGGCTTACAGACTTATTCAGTTGTTCGTGTATTCGATTATATCACCAAAGTTTTGTTCGATTTCTTGAATAGAAGAGCTTTCGAAAACTGGACTTCAAAAACAGAACAGGATTTGCGCAGCCAGATTGTTAAATTTTTAGATGGTATCCAGGGTGCAGATCGTTTAATCGAAAGATTTAAGATTATGCGTTTTGAGAGAGATGAACTTCAAAAAGACAGAATCCACCTGGATATCCACATTACACCATATTTTCCGGCTAAAAGCTTTGTGGTAAAACTAGACGGGCATAAAGGAGAAGATGAGAATACCACCTGGAATACAGAGTATAATCAGCAATAG